The DNA region CGATATCCACATTGACGGTGAAAACATCGTAAAAATGGATAAAACACAATTGATGCAAACACGTCGAAAAAAGCTAGGAATGGTATTCCAGCGCTTTGCTCTATTTCCTCATCGCACGGTACTAAAGAACGTAGAGTATGGTTTGGAGGTACAGGGTATTCCCAAGCAAGAACGTGAAAAGAAAGCAAGAGAATCCCTTGAGGTTGTTGGCCTAAAGGGATACGAAAACAGCAAGCCAGACGAGCTTAGTGGTGGTATGCAGCAGAGGGTAGGATTAGCCCGAGCCTTGGCTAATGAATCAGATATTCTGTTGATGGATGAAGCGTTTAGTGCGCTAGATCCCTTAATTAGAAAAGAAATGCAAGATGAGCTTTTACAATTGCAAAGAACACTTAAGAAAACCATCTTATTCATCACCCATGACTTGGACGAAGCACTTAAACTTGGGGACAGGATTGCCATGATGAAGGATGGTAAAATTGTTCAGATTGGTACCCCTGAAGAGATTATGACATCTCCTTCGAATGAATATGTCTCCACGTTCGTACAGGACGTTGACCGCTCTAAAGTCCTAGAAGCCTCACACATTATGAAAAAGCCAGATGTGGTCACAACATGGAAGGAAGGCCCGCGTGTAGCCATCCGAAAAATGGAGGATAAAGGAATCTCCAGTATTTTTGTTGTCGATAAGGATCGAATGCTAAAAGGATTACTAACGATTGATGCTGCTATCAAAGCTCTAAAAGAAAATAAGTGGGTAGAAGACGTCCTTATTCAAGATTATCCTATTGTTCCACCTAATACGTTATTAAATGAGCTTATAGGTGTGGCAGCTGAAACGAAATATCCTATTGCGGTCGTTGAGGAAGGAAAGCTTGAGGGAATTATTGTTAGGGTATCTATTCTTTCTGGTCTTGCCTTAGGAAAAGGCGAGGAGGTGAATGGATCGTGAATTATTTCAACTTTCCATTAGATAGATGGACCAATACGTTTGTCGATGAATGGTTAATTC from Bacillus horti includes:
- a CDS encoding quaternary amine ABC transporter ATP-binding protein; this encodes MKKIEVRGVTKIFGSKPKEAYQRLEKGQSKQQIFKDTGMNIGVDRATFEVEEGELFVIMGLSGSGKSTLIRLINRLINPTYGDIHIDGENIVKMDKTQLMQTRRKKLGMVFQRFALFPHRTVLKNVEYGLEVQGIPKQEREKKARESLEVVGLKGYENSKPDELSGGMQQRVGLARALANESDILLMDEAFSALDPLIRKEMQDELLQLQRTLKKTILFITHDLDEALKLGDRIAMMKDGKIVQIGTPEEIMTSPSNEYVSTFVQDVDRSKVLEASHIMKKPDVVTTWKEGPRVAIRKMEDKGISSIFVVDKDRMLKGLLTIDAAIKALKENKWVEDVLIQDYPIVPPNTLLNELIGVAAETKYPIAVVEEGKLEGIIVRVSILSGLALGKGEEVNGS